Proteins from a single region of Trichoderma asperellum chromosome 3, complete sequence:
- a CDS encoding uncharacterized protein (SECRETED:SignalP(1-16)) translates to MKKSGVLATLLPLVAADSDAANPQLRVAFHGDDGMMVSWNTFNHVPRPSVFWGKSKDHLTNIASSAVSVTYPTSTTYNNHVLIQGLKPDTTYYYLPAQLNEDTCYEPFNFTTSRRVGDKTPFSVAVVADLGTMGSEGLSTSAGKGVSSNNILRPGEKNTIDSLISSMPEYEFLWHVGDFAYADYWLKEEIQGYLPNTTVEEGYKVYESILNEFYNEMMPVTASRAYMVGPGNHEANCDNGGTTDKAHNITYGLSICMPGQTNFTGFKNHFRMPSDVSRGTGNFWYSWNSGMAHFIQLDTETDLGHGFIGPDEIGGTEGEGASPVNSKMNAQVNWLEADLKAVDRRKTPWVIVGGHRPWYLSYKNVTSTICWSCKDVFEPLFIKYDVDLVLTGHAHIYERQAPIAEGKIDPRELNNPTSPWYITNGAAGHYDGLDTLQSPRQQFSRFSLDTNNATYGWSKLTFHNSTHLTHEFVASNNNTVLDSATLYKSHKCEWLER, encoded by the coding sequence atgaagaaaagcggTGTCCTGGCAACTTTGCTTCCTCTGGTGGCTGCAGATAGCGATGCTGCCAACCCCCAGCTTCGGGTGGCTTTCCACGGGGACGATGGAATGATGGTCAGCTGGAATACGTTTAACCACGTTCCTCGTCCGAGTGTATTTTGGGGCAAATCGAAGGATCACCTCACTAACATTGCATCATCGGCGGTGTCTGTCACATATCCCACTTCTACGACGTACAACAACCACGTGTTGATTCAGGGACTGAAGCCAGATACCACATACTATTACCTACCAGCACAATTGAACGAAGATACGTGCTATGAGCCATTCAACTTCACCACCAGCCGAAGAGTCGGTGATAAGACGCCGTTTTCGGTCGCAGTTGTCGCGGACTTGGGAACTATGGGTTCTGAAGGACTATCTACGTCCGCCGGCAAGGGTGTTTCCAGTAACAATATTCTCAGGCCGGGTGAGAAGAACACCATTGATTCgctcatcagcagcatgccGGAATACGAGTTCTTGTGGCACGTTGGAGACTTTGCCTACGCCGACTACTGGTTGAAGGAGGAGATCCAGGGATATCTGCCCAATACCACCGTCGAGGAGGGATACAAGGTGTATGAATCCATCCTGAACGAATTTTATAACGAAATGATGCCGGTTACTGCTTCTCGTGCCTACATGGTTGGGCCCGGAAACCACGAAGCAAACTGTGACAATGGCGGCACCACTGACAAGGCTCACAACATTACATACGGCCTCAGCATCTGCATGCCGGGACAAACCAACTTTACTGGCTTCAAGAATCACTTCCGCATGCCCAGCGATGTTTCTCGAGGCACCGGTAACTTTTGGTATAGCTGGAACAGCGGCATGGCTCATTTCATCCAGCTTGATACCGAAACTGACCTTGGCCACGGCTTTATCGGCCCGGATGAGATTGGAGGCACAGAAGGCGAAGGTGCTAGCCCTGTTAACAGCAAGATGAATGCTCAGGTCAACTGGCTGGAAGCTGACTTGAAGGCCGTCGACCGCAGAAAAACTCCCTGGGTCATTGTTGGAGGCCATCGCCCTTGGTATCTCAGCTACAAGAATGTCACCAGCACCATTTGCTGGAGCTGCAAGGACGTTTTCGAGCCACTATTCATCAAGTATGACGTGGATCTCGTCTTAACTGGCCACGCTCACATTTATGAGCGTCAGGCTCCCATTGCAGAGGGTAAGATTGATCCCAGGGAATTGAACAACCCAACCTCACCTTGGTACATCACCAACGGCGCCGCTGGTCACTACGATGGATTGGACACATTGCAGAGCCCTAGACAGCAGTTTAGCCGATTTTCGCTCGATACGAACAATGCGACTTATGGATGGAGCAAGCTAACGTTCCACAATTCCACGCATTTGACGCACGAGTTTGTTGCCAGTAATAACAATACTGTGCTCGACTCAGCGACTCTGTACAAGAGCCACAAGTGTGAGTGGCTGGAGAGATAG
- a CDS encoding uncharacterized protein (EggNog:ENOG41~TransMembrane:2 (o548-566i578-598o)), producing the protein MDNEAPLRRLNGRLQACDQCRARKVACDHARPVCSRCIKRNQASGCTYTIGSVLQPRRRVRQQKTRPTNHSLGQGQGQEMSPTLSLRSGRSGSGSESANLSAARSATVDVNATAKPNASPSAGFFGFTSHTVVFEETKRSLSRLQGQGPETRLPRPGVGGRMTPRLSFNELPPIVRHMSIYALEALPGQPNEQIVFHEKDPDEKRWSQIVLARITKSVQDLLRKNPDGSGPDLERVAEILCNNSAQPLRDINDPKEWMDQYCGDNLRWESIGLIWGNLERLSDTINSLRPSHVAWIPGKSDRELSRTHLSYCIDLARNFTEGNAVLLDLMRRRTTLVSVLDGDAAASCWYSHGAAVSMLTFMGLHAQVGEIPHTPTLCSEHNRRIVAQIFNHDKFSVAFSGRPPLLNRRYCMTPLPLDLRDEDLADEATLQKAVQELDERGWNKSGEMYPFTLIRARRIMASILEEVMELALGCTVCTTLDELRNIQVRQLETLAGFPACLKYDPQDLSDPNRDIECVYAKILIRLGHLQTMFFLERLLCINGSLDEGNLLVLSFEMLTLTLTLWTNKDQFAAMRRNFEWLLMAHAAPAGGILCLELLNPSFSGKHPREERITRSSIIQNLSLLVGFLDWVRPSAPNGDLCMDCKVIIQRVLDHTLNGSVNGDSPWAALAYDFPEPLDFNFELLDTFDWLHADFQ; encoded by the exons ATGGACAACGAAGCGCCTCTACGCCGTCTCAACGGCCGTCTCCAGGCGTGCGACCAGTGCAGGGCGCGGAAAGTCGCCTGCGATCACGCGCGCCCGGTGTGCAGCAGATGCATCAAGCGAAACCAGGCCAGCGGATGCACCTACACGATTGGGTCGGTGCTTCAGCCACGAAGGCGCGTGCGGCAGCAAAAGACCAGGCCGACTAATCATTCCCTGGGCCAGGGCCAGGGCCAGGAGATGTCGCCAACACTGAGCCTCCGAAGCGGCAGAAGTGGAAGTGGAAGCGAAAGCGCAAATCTGAGCGCAGCCAGAAGCGCGACTGTGGATGTGAATGCGACTGCCAAGCCGAATGCATCGCCCAGCGctggcttctttggcttcaCCAGCCATACGGTTGTTTTTGAGGAGACAAAACGAAGCTTGAGTCggctccaaggccaagggccGGAGACACGCCTGCCACGGCCTGGTGTTGGTGGCCGGATGACTCCAAGACTCTCCTTTAACGAGCTGCCCCCCATAGTGCGCCATATGAGCATCTATGCTCTCGAGGCTCTACCAGGTCAGCCCAATGAGCAGATTGTATTTCACGAAAAGGATCCCGATGAAAAGCGTTGGTCACAAATTGTACTAGCTCGTATCACAAAGTCGGTTCAAGATTTGCTCAGAAAGAACCCAGATGGGTCTGGCCCTGACTTGGAGAGAGTCGCCGAAATACTGTGCAATAACTCTGCCCAACCCTTGAGAGATATAAATGACCCCAAGGAGTGGATGGATCAGTACTGTGGTGATAATCTTAGATGGGAGTCAATCGGCCTGATATGGGGAAACTTGGAGCGCCTTTCAGATACTATCAATTCTTTGCGGCCCAGCCACGTTGCCTGGATTCCTGGCAAGAGCGATAGGGAGCTGTCCAGAACACATCTCAGTTATTGCATTGATTTGGCACGGAATTTCACCGAGGGCAATGCTGTGCTTCTAGACCTTATGCGACGACGAACCACCCTTGTGTCTGTCTTGGATGGCGACGCTG CTGCATCTTGTTGGTACTCTCATGGCGCGGCCGTATCTATGCTTACGTTCATGGGCTTGCATGCCCAAGTGGGAGAGATACCACACACGCCTACTCTGTGCTCTGAGCATAACCGGCGAATTGTTGCCCAAATCTTCAACCACGATAAGTTTAGTGTCGCATTCTCGGGGAGACCCCCGCTGCTTAATCGCCGGTACTGTATGACGCCTCTGCCGCTGGATCTTAGAGATGAGGATCTTGCAGATGAGGCAACCTTGCAGAAGGCGGTTCAAGAGCTAGATGAGCGTGGTTGGAATAAGAGTGGTGAAATGTATCCATTTACGCTTATTCGAGCTCGTCGCATAATGGCATCCATTTTGGAAGAAGTAATGGAGCTTGCCTTGGGCTGTACCGTCTGCACTACACTTGATGAACTGCG AAACATACAGGTCAGACAGCTGGAAACACTTGCTGGGTTTCCAGCGTGTCTCAAATACGACCCGCAAGATTTATCAGATCCAAACCGAGACATCGAATGCGTTTACGCCAAGATATTAATTCGTCTAGGCCATCTACAGACCATGTTCTTCTTGGAGCGGCTTTTATGCATTAATGGCAGCTTGGATGAAGGCAACTTGCTCGTCTTGAGCTTCGAAATGCTCACATTGACGCTCACTCTGTGGACAAATAAAGATCAATTCGCAGCAATGCGTCGTAACTTTGAATGGCTT CTCATGGCCCATGCTGCACCAGCGGGTGGCATCCTCTGCCTGGAACTACTCAATCCAAGCTTTAGTGGGAAACATCCCAGGGAAGAACGAATCACTCGCTCGAGCATCATACAAAATCTCAGTCTCTTAGTAGGTTTCCTCGATTGGGTGCGTCCGTCAGCACCGAATGGCGATTTGTGCATGGACTGCAAAGTCATTATACAGCGAGTGTTGGATCATACTTTGAATGGTAGCGTAAACGGCGACAGCCCTTGGGCAGCTCTGGCCTACGACTTCCCAGAGCCTTTAGATTTCAACTTTGAATTACTGGATACCTTTGACTGGCTGCACGCGGATTTTCAATAA
- a CDS encoding uncharacterized protein (EggNog:ENOG41), which yields MDNEAPLRRLNGRLQACDQCRARKVACDHARPVCSRCIKRNQASGCTYTIGSVLQPRRRVRQQKTRPTNHSLGQGQGQEMSPTLSLRSGRSGSGSESANLSAARSATVDVNATAKPNASPSAGFFGFTSHTVVFEETKRSLSRLQGQGPETRLPRPGVGGRMTPRLSFNELPPIVRHMSIYALEALPGQPNEQIVFHEKDPDEKRWSQIVLARITKSVQDLLRKNPDGSGPDLERVAEILCNNSAQPLRDINDPKEWMDQYCGDNLRWESIGLIWGNLERLSDTINSLRPSHVAWIPGKSDRELSRTHLSYCIDLARNFTEGNAVLLDLMRRRTTLVSVLDGDAAASCWYSHGAAVSMLTFMGLHAQVGEIPHTPTLCSEHNRRIVAQIFNHDKFSVAFSGRPPLLNRRYCMTPLPLDLRDEDLADEATLQKAVQELDERGWNKSGEMYPFTLIRARRIMASILEEVMELALGCTVCTTLDELRCVTDIYYPSPLR from the exons ATGGACAACGAAGCGCCTCTACGCCGTCTCAACGGCCGTCTCCAGGCGTGCGACCAGTGCAGGGCGCGGAAAGTCGCCTGCGATCACGCGCGCCCGGTGTGCAGCAGATGCATCAAGCGAAACCAGGCCAGCGGATGCACCTACACGATTGGGTCGGTGCTTCAGCCACGAAGGCGCGTGCGGCAGCAAAAGACCAGGCCGACTAATCATTCCCTGGGCCAGGGCCAGGGCCAGGAGATGTCGCCAACACTGAGCCTCCGAAGCGGCAGAAGTGGAAGTGGAAGCGAAAGCGCAAATCTGAGCGCAGCCAGAAGCGCGACTGTGGATGTGAATGCGACTGCCAAGCCGAATGCATCGCCCAGCGctggcttctttggcttcaCCAGCCATACGGTTGTTTTTGAGGAGACAAAACGAAGCTTGAGTCggctccaaggccaagggccGGAGACACGCCTGCCACGGCCTGGTGTTGGTGGCCGGATGACTCCAAGACTCTCCTTTAACGAGCTGCCCCCCATAGTGCGCCATATGAGCATCTATGCTCTCGAGGCTCTACCAGGTCAGCCCAATGAGCAGATTGTATTTCACGAAAAGGATCCCGATGAAAAGCGTTGGTCACAAATTGTACTAGCTCGTATCACAAAGTCGGTTCAAGATTTGCTCAGAAAGAACCCAGATGGGTCTGGCCCTGACTTGGAGAGAGTCGCCGAAATACTGTGCAATAACTCTGCCCAACCCTTGAGAGATATAAATGACCCCAAGGAGTGGATGGATCAGTACTGTGGTGATAATCTTAGATGGGAGTCAATCGGCCTGATATGGGGAAACTTGGAGCGCCTTTCAGATACTATCAATTCTTTGCGGCCCAGCCACGTTGCCTGGATTCCTGGCAAGAGCGATAGGGAGCTGTCCAGAACACATCTCAGTTATTGCATTGATTTGGCACGGAATTTCACCGAGGGCAATGCTGTGCTTCTAGACCTTATGCGACGACGAACCACCCTTGTGTCTGTCTTGGATGGCGACGCTG CTGCATCTTGTTGGTACTCTCATGGCGCGGCCGTATCTATGCTTACGTTCATGGGCTTGCATGCCCAAGTGGGAGAGATACCACACACGCCTACTCTGTGCTCTGAGCATAACCGGCGAATTGTTGCCCAAATCTTCAACCACGATAAGTTTAGTGTCGCATTCTCGGGGAGACCCCCGCTGCTTAATCGCCGGTACTGTATGACGCCTCTGCCGCTGGATCTTAGAGATGAGGATCTTGCAGATGAGGCAACCTTGCAGAAGGCGGTTCAAGAGCTAGATGAGCGTGGTTGGAATAAGAGTGGTGAAATGTATCCATTTACGCTTATTCGAGCTCGTCGCATAATGGCATCCATTTTGGAAGAAGTAATGGAGCTTGCCTTGGGCTGTACCGTCTGCACTACACTTGATGAACTGCGGTGTGTAACGGACATTTACTATCCTAGTCCACTCAGGTGA
- a CDS encoding uncharacterized protein (TransMembrane:12 (i104-124o159-178i190-207o219-236i248-271o277-300i369-391o406-425i432-451o463-488i500-522o534-551i)) gives MQLLYGYSGQGLLDCPSRCLACEDFSSTVSSFISYNCEKEICIRKTIMEKETEVKTALENVVSNIDNELTNAEATGKLASISEAMANSGTATEHRLGAWEAFKLYRKGAFWSMFISLSIIMRAYDIEISGNFFALPAFQKHFGIDYGPDHGGFQIPARWQVAMSMGSLVGQIIGAYLVSFPMEMFGRKKTFAVCLVLTAILTFMQFFANTIGVLTASQYLSGIVWGGYCVIATTYASEVLPLSLRGFLTGYINLCYVMGQFIQTGITRGFINRPDQWAYRIPFAIQWAWPVILLAGLPFAPESPWWLVRQNNMEKAEQSLKKLVQQDSGINTKDTLAMMVKTDLLERELEVGTTYADCWKGPNRRRMEICILLFVIQNFSGNPVGFATYFFEQIGLNNVQAFDMGVGLNGVGFVGTLLSAIPLIYLGRRPAYICGLSFMVATLFVVALLSFAHDYTTKTSYRWAQATLLIILQFVWQATLGPLTYVVVCETPSTKLRSKTIAIATMIDAVTGLVTSVIGPYLLNPGAAGAGAKIEFLYGGISVFSLIWTIFRMPETKGRTYEELDIMFERNVPARKFATYKFDEEDLHV, from the exons ATGCAACTCCTGTATGGTTACAGCGGACAGGGTCTTCTTGATTGTCCTTCAAGGTGCCTTGCTTGCGAGGACTTTTCATCAactgtttcttctttcatctcTTATAACTGTGAAAAGGAAATCTGCATCCGGAAGACCATCATGGAGAAGGAAACGGAAGTCAAAACCGCACTCGAAAACGTGGTCAGCAACATCGACAATGAGCTGACCAACGCCGAGGCCACTGGCAAGCTGGCCAGCATCAGCgaggccatggccaacagCGGTACAGCCACAGAGCATCGACTTGGCGCGTGGGAGGCTTTCAAGCTGTACCGCAAGGGAGCGTTTTGGTCCATGTTCATCTCGCTCAGTATCATCATGCGCGCATACGACATCGAGATTAGCGGCAACTTTTTTGCACTGCCAGCTTTTCAGAAGCATTTCGGCATTGACTACGGCCCAGACCATGGAGGATTTCAGATTCCGGCACGATGGCAAGTTGCCATGAGCATGGGCAGCTTGGTCGGCCAAATCATCGGAGCGTACCTCGTCTCGTTCCCCATGGAAATGTTTGGCCGCAAGAAGACATTTGCTGTTTGCCTTGTGCTGACTGCCATCTTGACTTTTATGCAATTCTTTGCTAACACCATTGGCGTCTTGACGGCCAGCCAGTACCTCAGCGGTATTGTGTGGGGAGGGTACTGCGTTATTGCAACAACATATGCATCTGAAGTCCTGCCACTCAGCCTTCGTGGTTTCCTCACTGGTTATATCAACCTGTGCTATGTTATGGGTCAATTCATCCAAACAGGCATCACTCGTGGCTTCATCAACCGGCCCGACCAGTGGGCATACCGAATCCCCTTTGCTATCCAATGGGCATGGCCTGTTATCCTGCTTGCCGGCCTCCCATTTGCCCCTGAGTCACCATGGTGGCTGGTCCGACAGAACAATATGGAAAAGGCTGAACAATCTCTCAAGAAGCTTGTTCAGCAAGACTCCGGCATCAACACGAAAGATACACTTGCTATGATGGTCAAGACAGATCTTCTAGAGCGAGAACTGGAAGTTGGTACCACTTATGCCGACTGCTGGAAGGGACCCAACCGTCGACGTATGGAAATTTGCATCTTGCTGTTCGTCATTCAGAACTTTAGCGGTAATCCAGTCGGCTTTGCAACCTATTTCTTCGAGCAGATCGGTCTCAACAACGTACAGGCATTCGACATGGGAGTTGGCCTCAACGGAGTTGGCTTTGTTGGCACCCTCCTTTCGGCAATCCCCCTCATTTATCTCGGTCGCCGTCCTGCATATATCTGTGGTCTTAGCTTCATGGTTGCCAcgctcttcgtcgtcgcgcTTTTGAGTTTCGCTCACGATTATACTACCAAAACTTCTTACCGTTGGGCTCAAGCTACTTTGCTTATTATCCTTCAGTTTGTCTGGCAGGCAACCCTCGGCCCGCTGACATACGTCGTCGTCTGCGAGACCCCATCCACAAAGCTTCGATCCAAGACAATTGCTATCGCCACGATGATTGATGCTGTTACAGGACTGGTAACATCTGTTATTGGACCGTATTTGCTCAACCCCGGTGCTGCAGGTGCCGGAGCCAAGATTGAATTCTTGTATGGCGGCATCTCGgtcttttctctcatttGGACCATCTTTAGGATG CCCGAGACCAAAGGCAGAACCTACGAAGAGTTGGACATCATGTTCGAGAGAAACGTGCCTGCGAGGAAGTTTGCCACATACAAGTTTGATGAGGAGGATCTGCACGTATAA